The sequence CTCTGGACTGCCCAATGGTAAGGTTGAACACACTGAACTCGGTCAGTGGCGGCACCTTAACCCCGATCGTTGCCCCGTTCGCCCAGGAAGCAAGGAGACGCACCATGACGTTCTTGTTTATCACAACTGTTTCATTTGGAACCATCTGGAGGTTTTCTCTGACCTTAACGAGCGGTGAGACTACTGAAATGACTATAAGGCCGTTCTCCCTGTCTATAGAGTTAACGACGATTTCAAAGACCGCTGAATCTTGGGTGGGGAAATAGCCGATTTCTCCCTCCCGGAGGAAGAGCAACTGAACACTGTTTTGATGCGCCACCCTGATCGTGACGAGGCTCCAGTTAGTGCTCACATCATAAAACTGGATGGTATAGTTAGCTATCCTAACGCTGTCCCCCAGCCCGAGGATTATCGGGGAGATCTCGGCACTCCAGCTTCTCTCAGCGTGCACCTGCGGTGCGTAAATGGGCAACAGGAGAAAAATTAGCAGTACTGAAAGAGCCCTTCTTAAACCCATTTCACTCCCCCCTGTTAATGCTGAAATTAAAAGGGCAGAAAAGTATAAAGGAGTTTTGCTCACGGAACCAGCCTCTTCCTGTCCCTCGGGAAGAGGATTACCTCCCTAATGTTCGGCAGGTCGAGCATCTGCTTTATGAGCCTCTCTGCACCAAGGCCAAAGCCTCCGTGGGGCGGCATTCCGTAGCGGAAGGCCTTGAGGTAGAACTCGAAGGTAGCAGGGTTGAGGCCCTTCTCCCTTATCTGCTCGACGAGGACGTCGTAGCGGTGCTCCCTCTGGCCACCGGAGGTTATCTCAACGCCTCTGTACTCGAGGTCGAAGGCCCTGCAGATTTCAGGCTTGTCGTCGTACTTCATTATGTAGAACGGCTTCGCCTCGCTCGGATACTTGTATATGAAGTAGAGCAGAGCGTTTTCGTTCTCCATCATGTACTTCCCAAGGAGCTTTTCACCCTCGGTGTCTATGTCCTCGCCCCAGGGGATTTCCTTACCGAGGTCGGCGAGGATTTCAAGGGCCCTGTCATAGCTGAGCCTCGGGAACGGGAGCTTTGGCTCCTCCAGCTCGAAGTTGAGGGTCTCAAGCTCCTTCGCGTTGTGCTCGCGGACGTAGTTTATCGCGTGGGCGACGAGCCTCTCAAGGAGCCCCATAACCTCCTCCTCGTTCTCGATGAAGGCCATCTCGGCATCAACGCTCCACGCCTCGTTGAGGTGCCTGGTCGTGTTGTGCTCCTCGGCGCGGAATATCGGGGCAATCTCATAGACCCTGTCGAGGCCGCTCGCCATCATTATCTGCTTGTAGAGCTGGGGGCTCTGGGCGAGGAATGCATCTTTCTCGAAGTACTTCATCGGGAAGAGCTCGGTTCCGCCTTCGGTCGCGGTGGCGATGATCTTCGGGGTGTGTATCTCTATGAAGCCGTTCTCGTGGAAGAAATCCCTGATCGCCTTGAAAACGCTGGAGCGTATCTTGAAGATGGCCATTACCTCTGGCTTCCTGAGATCCATGAAGCGGTTGTCGAGGCGCGTGTCGAGCTCTGCCTTTACCTTCCCCGTCGGGTCAAGCGGGAGCGGACTCTCGGCCCTGTTGAGGACTTCGAGCTTCTCCGGGAGGATTTCGAAGCCGAGCTTTGCCTTCGGGGTGAAGTTGACGATTCCCTCAACGGCCACAACGTCCTCGCCCTTGAGCTTCGGGATGAGCTTGAATATCTCGGGGTCAACCTTCTTCTTTGGAGCCGTAATCTGGACTATCCCCTCCCTGTCCTTGAGCCAGAGGAACTTTATTCCGCCCAGATCCTTGACTTCCCACACCCAGCCGGCCACTTTAACGCGCTGGCCGTTGAGCTCCTCGGTTATCTCGCTTGAGTAATGCGTCCTGTACATGGGCATCCCCAGAAGGAGTAGTGGTGGGCTTTTAAAGGTATTCGATTCGCGTGTGGACAATGTCAAAAGAAAGGACAAAGGGTCAATCAGACAAACGAGATCGCGACCTCTTTGCCAATTATCTGGCTCAAAACACTCTCCAGGATCTCCGGTTTCTCCGGAAGCTTCTTCCTTTCCCTGCCAAAGACGAGTATCTTGTAATAAGTCTCTCCCCCGGGCTTGTAAACGACGTTGACGCCGAAGACGCTCGCCGGGTAGAAGAGGTCGGTAGCAAGCTTCTTGATGTCCTCGGTGGTTTCAGCCCCAATGCCCTCTATGACCCTGACCCTCTTTCCAAGCTCCTTTACGAGGGCCTTTATGTTCTTTCCACCCTTTCCTATGACAACGGGGACGTCTCCCTTGCCGACCACTATGACGATCAAATCACCGGCCTCAACGGCTTTCTTGAACTCCACGTCAACGTCTCCGAGAAGCTTGTACAGCAGTCTCGCGACCTTAACGTCGAGTTCGGTGATTATTCCATCTTGGAGCTTCTTCTCGTCAGCCGGGCAGAGAATATCGTCCGTCTTTAGGCAAACCTCACAGATCGGTGCCTTCATCTGCTCACCTCCCGCAGAATGACCTTGAACGGCTAAACTAAATTTTGGAAGCCCTTTAAAAAGGTTATTATAAATCTGGTGGAACAGAAAAAATTCACAGCTCGCCCTCGATCTCCCGTCTTATCCTCTCAATGAACTCGACCGTGAAGCGGTGTCTGTCATCGGCGATGCGCCTTGCGGTTTCTGTGTACATGAGGTCTTTGAGCTTGAGGATTTTCTCTTCGAAGTGCCTCAGAGAGGACTCTATGTCCCTTCCGTGCTCGCCGGAGTACATAAACACGCGCGCGATTCCAATGGCCCCTATCGCGTCGAGCTTGTCCGCGTCGCTGAGTATCTTGGCTTCAAGAGTCCTCGGCTCCGGGCCCCTTGAAAAGCGGTGGGCCTCTATCGCGTGGGCAACCGCCTCGGCCTTCTCCTCTGGATAACCGAGGCTCAGCAGGAAGCGTTTGGCAATCCTTGCTCCCTCTGCGGCGTGGTCTTCAACTTTGCCCGCGTCCTCAAGGGGCCTCGCTATGTCGTGGAGGAGCGCGGCCAGAGCGAGAATTTCGAGGTCGGCCCCTTCCTCCCTCCCTATGTGCAGGCAGAGGTTGAAGACCCTCTCCACATGGCTGAAGCCGTGCGTTCCCTCCCTCTCAAAGAAGCCCCTCGCGAACTCGCGCGTCCTCTCTATGAGCGCCCGGGTTTTAGGATCCGGTATGAACTCCTCAAGGTTCATGGCCTCACCGCTTGGAGAAAAAAGTATGGGTTTAAAAGGTTAGCCTACTCTGGAATCGACGACTCTCTTCAGAAGCTCTACAAGGGCGACGTGAACATCAATGGGAACCCCATCAACGCTGACTTCCTGCCTCTTGCTCACACCGTCTATGATACCGTTCTCCACGAGGAGCCTGACGACAAAGGCCTCGTCCCAGTCAGCGAGAAAGTTCTCTCCGAGCTCCAGGGAGGCCCGTGCTATCAGTCCGTAGGCCCCCCAATTGGAAACCGCTGAAACCACCAGCTCGTCGGTCTCAACGGTGCTGGCTATCCTCTCTCCAAGGGGAATGTGCTTAATGATCAGATCCCTGATTTTTCCCATCCCTACCTCGTTGCCTCCATCCCCAATTCCAATCGTTGGGACGCCGTAGTCCCTGGCCTCCTCAGCGATCCAGTCAAAAGTCTCTCCTTCTATTCTAAGGCCAGACATGGAATAATGGTTTCCGTCTCTGGCCCTTCCAGGGGTCTCAACAAAGATCACGAGATCGTAGTTTGGAAGGTCCGGATTTCGTGTGAACTTTACTGAGAACGACTTCTGAAGCGGTGCCATGGCGTTGATTACCGCCTCATGAGCGAGGATCTCAGCGCTTCCTCCGAGCTCTGTGATAAGTTTGCTGAGTGCGAGTGCTCCAGGGGGACCATCGGTCTCGGGGACGTTCATAGGGGGGATTGGAAACCCCGTTACCACCAGAACTCTTTCGGAGTTGTCAAGCAGGATTTCCGCCGCGTTTTCAAGGAAGCGAAAGTTGCGCTTTCGGTAATCAAGATAAAGGGAAAGTACCCCCCTGCCACCAATGTCCGTGTTTATGATGTGGGCTATCATTCTTCCACCTCGTGGACGACGATGCGGACTTTCCTGCCCTTGATGGCCTCCTTGAGCTTCCACCACAGTTCGGTGGGCTCTTCACTCCTGTGGACAAGCTCGTGGCCATTTTCGAGCTTTACCCTTCTTTCATCGTACTTCACAAAGACGCCCTCGGTCTCGAAAACCTTTGCCATTTACACCACCTCCAGTACCTTTCTAAGCTCGTGAAGCGTTCTGATTTTGAAGTCGGGGAAGTGGAAATCCTCACCTCCATCCCTTGCTATCCAGACGGTTTTCATTCCGACGTTTTTTCCACCGTAAATGTCCTGCCGAAGCGAGTCCCCCACCATAACGGCTTCCCGTGGGCTCACTCCCAGCTCTTCAAGGGCCCGAAGGAAGATCTTCGGCTCGGGTTTTATGGCTCCAACATCGTCTCTCGTCACGACCGCGTCGAAGTACCCCTCCAGACCGGTTAGTTCGAGTTTAAGCCTCTGGTAGGCCGGCCCGCTGGTCACGACACCGAGCTTGAGGCCTTTTTCCTTCAACCATTCGAGGGTGGGGACGGTATCGGGGTAAACATGGAGCTTGTGGGGATACCTCCTCAGCAGATCCTCGTACCTCAGATCGAGATCAAAGAGCCTGAAGAAAAAGTTCCAGTCGTGCCACTCATAGGTCTCTCTTCTTGCCAGGATCTCGCCGAGGAACTTATCTCTCGCTTCCTCCTTGTTGATCCCGAATTTCTTCGAGAGCTTCTCATAAACCTGGGGGAGAAAGAGCTGGATAAGGGGCATCTCGGTAAGCAGCGTGTGATCGATGTCAAAGAGCACAGCCTTTATCATCGCCTTCACCCCACTCCCTGACGAGGAGTGCTATTACTTCCATCCCGCTTTTAACTTCTCTGTCAGTTGCCATCCCCCAGATGACGTCCTTTTTTCTCAGTATCACCTGAAACTTTCCGAGAACTTCGTGTGCCTCTTTTAAAGCCACATCGTCATGGGCGAGGGTTATTACGATCCCCCTGTCCCAGATCCCCCAATGCCAGCTCAGATCAACGCTCCTTAAGAGCCGAAGTATCCCAACGTTCCCTCCTCTGATGACTGAGAAAAAGTCCGCATAGTCAACATTTATGAGCATCTGCCCCTCAAGGGTTTTTATCAGGGTCGAGACCGCCCGGGCTATTGAGCCTGAGGCTTCGTCGTAGGCTTCGCTTAGAGGCTTTTTGTCGTCGAAGAATTCCCAGAGGGAATCGTAGAAAACCGTGTCAAAAAGCCCCGCCCATCCCGGCTTCTTCTCTTCCACGAGCTCCCTTGCGGGTGTAAAGACGTAGGCAAGTTTGATCGCCCTTTCGGGAACGCTGTTGACTATCAGCCTGAGGATCTCCACGTTGATGGGCTTATCCTCCGTTAGGATCCAGACTATCGAGTCCTCTGGGATGGCTGAAAAGAAAAGGGGAACCCTTCTCATGTACTCCTCGGTTCTCAGAAGGTATCTTCCGGGGTTTATGGTAACCTTAACTGCGTCTACCGTTATCTTATTGACCACCTTTGAAGCGGCTCCCCCTATCCCAACAAAAACGTGCGTAAAGCCTACCACTTCTCTTCCCGATAAGAGAAATGGGAAAAGGGTTAATAAATCATTCGAGGGTCGCGTGCTTCTTCCTCATGTCTTTTTCGGTCTTCTGGAAGGTCGCCATGAGGAGCGCTATTATGCCGTCGAGGAATATCATGGTCGAATCCTCGAAGAGGGTACCCATCGGGGCTATCCACTTGTACTTGGTGAGCATCTGCCTCGCTATGTAGTCCGTTGGGATGTCCGTCTTGGTCCTCCCCGGTATCTCTACCACGACGTCGGCGAGCTTTCCGAGCGTCGAGTTGGCATAGGAGGTTATGGCGGCGACCTTTCCGCCCTGGTCCTTGGCGATCTTGGCGGCCTCGACTATGCTCTGGGTCTCGCCCGAACCGCTTATTGCTATCAGGAGGTCTCCCGGTTCAAAGGCCGGCGTTATGGTCTCGCCAACGACGTAGACTTTGAAGTCGAGATGCATGAGCCTCATGGCGAAGGCCTTTCCAACGAGGCCGCTCCTTCCGGCGCCGTAGATGAATATCTTGTTGGCCCCTATCATTGCATCGACGAAGCCCCTGACCTGCTCCAGCTTGAGGCTGTCGGCGACGTTGTGGATGTGGTCGAGGATGTCGGTCATCGCCTTCCTTATCGTCATCATATACTCGCCCCAGAAGAGGTCTATTATCTGCCTCGTCACCTTCTCCGGGTCTTTTGCCTTTGTTATGGCACCGCCTACGATGATTATCGTCGCACCCAGCTCAATGACCTTCGGGATGGTCTCAAGGTTCAGTCCGCCTGCAACGGCCACCGGGACGTTCACGGCCTTGACTACCTTTTCAAGGTCTTCGAGGGGGTTCTTGCCCTGCGCCTGCTCGTCTATGCCAGTGTGGACGAGGATGTAGTGCACGCCCATCTTTTCGAGTTCCTTGGCGCGCTTGACCTTGTCCTTGACACCGATGAGGTCTACCATCACCCTGATTCCGTAGCGCCTTGCGACCTCAACTGCGTCCTTTATCGTCTTGTCATCGGCGACACCGAGGATAGAAACGACGTCTGCACCGTGGCGGGCCGCCATCTCCACTTCAAGGGCGCCAGTGTCCATGGTCTTGAGGTCTGCAACGATCTTCCTGTCCGGGAAGCGCCTCTTGAGGATTTCAACAGCGCGCATGCCCTCCTTCTTGATGAGGGGAGTTCCAACCTCAAGCCAGTGAGCCCCGCCGCGGGCGGCCTTCTCTGCGATAGAAATAGCCTGTTCAATGTCAGTTAAATCAAGGGCAACCTGGAGTATCATCCCCATGCCTCCGAGGATTTTTCAGTGATGGGTTA is a genomic window of Thermococcus guaymasensis DSM 11113 containing:
- a CDS encoding glutamate cyclase domain-containing protein, whose product is MIAHIINTDIGGRGVLSLYLDYRKRNFRFLENAAEILLDNSERVLVVTGFPIPPMNVPETDGPPGALALSKLITELGGSAEILAHEAVINAMAPLQKSFSVKFTRNPDLPNYDLVIFVETPGRARDGNHYSMSGLRIEGETFDWIAEEARDYGVPTIGIGDGGNEVGMGKIRDLIIKHIPLGERIASTVETDELVVSAVSNWGAYGLIARASLELGENFLADWDEAFVVRLLVENGIIDGVSKRQEVSVDGVPIDVHVALVELLKRVVDSRVG
- a CDS encoding FtsZ/tubulin family protein, with amino-acid sequence MVGFTHVFVGIGGAASKVVNKITVDAVKVTINPGRYLLRTEEYMRRVPLFFSAIPEDSIVWILTEDKPINVEILRLIVNSVPERAIKLAYVFTPARELVEEKKPGWAGLFDTVFYDSLWEFFDDKKPLSEAYDEASGSIARAVSTLIKTLEGQMLINVDYADFFSVIRGGNVGILRLLRSVDLSWHWGIWDRGIVITLAHDDVALKEAHEVLGKFQVILRKKDVIWGMATDREVKSGMEVIALLVREWGEGDDKGCAL
- a CDS encoding HD domain-containing protein, producing MNLEEFIPDPKTRALIERTREFARGFFEREGTHGFSHVERVFNLCLHIGREEGADLEILALAALLHDIARPLEDAGKVEDHAAEGARIAKRFLLSLGYPEEKAEAVAHAIEAHRFSRGPEPRTLEAKILSDADKLDAIGAIGIARVFMYSGEHGRDIESSLRHFEEKILKLKDLMYTETARRIADDRHRFTVEFIERIRREIEGEL
- a CDS encoding KH domain-containing protein, which translates into the protein MKAPICEVCLKTDDILCPADEKKLQDGIITELDVKVARLLYKLLGDVDVEFKKAVEAGDLIVIVVGKGDVPVVIGKGGKNIKALVKELGKRVRVIEGIGAETTEDIKKLATDLFYPASVFGVNVVYKPGGETYYKILVFGRERKKLPEKPEILESVLSQIIGKEVAISFV
- the aspS gene encoding aspartate--tRNA(Asn) ligase; its protein translation is MYRTHYSSEITEELNGQRVKVAGWVWEVKDLGGIKFLWLKDREGIVQITAPKKKVDPEIFKLIPKLKGEDVVAVEGIVNFTPKAKLGFEILPEKLEVLNRAESPLPLDPTGKVKAELDTRLDNRFMDLRKPEVMAIFKIRSSVFKAIRDFFHENGFIEIHTPKIIATATEGGTELFPMKYFEKDAFLAQSPQLYKQIMMASGLDRVYEIAPIFRAEEHNTTRHLNEAWSVDAEMAFIENEEEVMGLLERLVAHAINYVREHNAKELETLNFELEEPKLPFPRLSYDRALEILADLGKEIPWGEDIDTEGEKLLGKYMMENENALLYFIYKYPSEAKPFYIMKYDDKPEICRAFDLEYRGVEITSGGQREHRYDVLVEQIREKGLNPATFEFYLKAFRYGMPPHGGFGLGAERLIKQMLDLPNIREVILFPRDRKRLVP
- a CDS encoding TIGR02253 family HAD-type hydrolase, coding for MIKAVLFDIDHTLLTEMPLIQLFLPQVYEKLSKKFGINKEEARDKFLGEILARRETYEWHDWNFFFRLFDLDLRYEDLLRRYPHKLHVYPDTVPTLEWLKEKGLKLGVVTSGPAYQRLKLELTGLEGYFDAVVTRDDVGAIKPEPKIFLRALEELGVSPREAVMVGDSLRQDIYGGKNVGMKTVWIARDGGEDFHFPDFKIRTLHELRKVLEVV
- the hxlAB gene encoding bifunctional 3-hexulose-6-phosphate synthase/6-phospho-3-hexuloisomerase, translating into MILQVALDLTDIEQAISIAEKAARGGAHWLEVGTPLIKKEGMRAVEILKRRFPDRKIVADLKTMDTGALEVEMAARHGADVVSILGVADDKTIKDAVEVARRYGIRVMVDLIGVKDKVKRAKELEKMGVHYILVHTGIDEQAQGKNPLEDLEKVVKAVNVPVAVAGGLNLETIPKVIELGATIIIVGGAITKAKDPEKVTRQIIDLFWGEYMMTIRKAMTDILDHIHNVADSLKLEQVRGFVDAMIGANKIFIYGAGRSGLVGKAFAMRLMHLDFKVYVVGETITPAFEPGDLLIAISGSGETQSIVEAAKIAKDQGGKVAAITSYANSTLGKLADVVVEIPGRTKTDIPTDYIARQMLTKYKWIAPMGTLFEDSTMIFLDGIIALLMATFQKTEKDMRKKHATLE